In one Campylobacter insulaenigrae NCTC 12927 genomic region, the following are encoded:
- a CDS encoding c-type cytochrome — protein MLRLILFVLFFTNSLMAFNVKSLLTYTFNGNTNYDMQKAKKIYFDNKCNVCHGDNGGKSNYGKRSINSLTPAQIKGSLKDYANGYYPNSNTDNIQMGIYAKRLSDSDMDHIIAYLKGQNFSMELNREELLEEEPKAKTKHGIFLK, from the coding sequence ATGTTACGATTGATTTTGTTTGTTTTATTTTTTACAAATTCTCTAATGGCATTTAATGTTAAATCTTTATTGACATATACATTTAATGGTAATACTAATTATGATATGCAAAAAGCTAAAAAAATATATTTTGACAACAAATGCAATGTTTGTCATGGAGATAATGGTGGAAAATCTAATTATGGCAAAAGATCCATCAATAGTTTAACTCCCGCACAAATTAAAGGCTCACTAAAAGATTATGCCAATGGATATTACCCTAATTCCAATACAGATAATATTCAAATGGGAATTTATGCAAAAAGACTAAGTGATAGTGATATGGATCATATTATCGCTTATTTAAAAGGACAAAATTTCTCTATGGAATTAAACCGAGAAGAATTGTTAGAAGAAG